atccatccatccatccatccatccatccatccatcctaacCTATACAGCGCCTGCCTCTTGTCCCCAGAGCTCCCGGTGAACATCGTGAACCCCCTGCAGGACCAGACGGCGGTGGAGCGCAGCCGCGTGCTGCTGGACTGCACCGTGTCCAACCCGCGCTGCAGCATCCGCTGGTACAAGGGCCCAACGGTCATCCTGCCCTCGGAACGCTTCGAGATCTGCAGCGAGGGCTGCTACCGCAAGCTCATCATCCAGCCGGTGGAGCTGCGGGACCAGGGCACCTACAGCGTGCAGGTGGGCGAGTACAGCTGCTCCGCCCACCTCACCGTCGAGGGTAGGTCCACCTCTCTGGCTAACTCTCTAATATCTTTCAACTATCTTAGGCTTGCTCTCTCACTTTTTAAAATTCTAACCTCTCTCCTCTACTCACCATTGGCTTCTAATCTCTCTGagatttctctctccctctgtcgttattaaaggtcccatggcatgctacttaaTGGATGCTTTGATATAGATATAactgggcccctaacacagtatttgaagttcctttcccccaattccttctcaaccatggctgagataacccccactacgagtctcgttgtggaaataccagagacgagagtccgacgtgttatgcaccataacaccaacagcagaatggttatccaaataacacaGAAAtatacaacacttgcgttacagtcctggagctctatatctaagtaatctcatctcatcttcatccgcttaaCCGGGGttgggtcgcggggggagcagctcaagcagggggccccagacttccctttcccgggccacattgaccagctctgacggggggatcccgaggcgttcccaggccagtgttgagatataatctctccacctagtcctgggtcttccccgaggtctcctccccactggacgtgcctgaaacacctcccaagggaggcgacCAGTGGgaatccttaccagatgcccgaaccacctcagctgactcctttctaagtaaaggagcagcggctctaatccgagttcctcacggatggctgagcttctcacactatccctaagggagacgccagccacccttctgagaaaactcatctcggctgcttgtacccgcgatctcatCCTTTCgttcatcacccaaccctcatgatcataggtgaggataggaacgaagatcgactggtagatcgagagctttgccttgcggctcagctctcttttcattACAACGGTGTGGTAAAGCggacgcaataccgcccccgctgctccgattctccggccaatctcacgctccatcgtaccctcactcgcgaacaagaccccgaggtacttgaactccttcacttgggctaaggactcatttcctacccggaatAGTAGTGACGAGAACCTCataccaccgaactgcaacccctccccaccacgactacgcctcgatatcctgtccatgtatatatatctaagtaatatcatataatatttagagctgtcagttaaacgcgttattaacggcgttaacgcaaaccaattttaacggcgttaaaaaaattatcgcacgattaacgcaattattttatttaaaaaaaaaaatatatatatatttttttaaccctttgctcaaaacaaagaagcagtagcctgatgctatgttcaaatgacatttttcaaagcagtcgtttaattgcactataggctctttttttgtatcgtcctgttttgatccagtataatgccaatgttgttatcaataaaaaatcattgcacaaggcaagccgatgcacttcaccatgttgataagagaattaaaatgagaaaattatgggacaaaaaaatcaagggatatttagcatagaaaaataattttacgataatcacgattaatcgtgagttaactatgacattaatgcgattaatcacgattaaatattttaatcgcttgacagctctaataatattacataaaaaatatctatagcatataatacatattatcatgctcaaaagctgtgtgcgcctccagacgatattttgaatcacaaacgactgcgtcgggtttctccgacgtctctagtttcttccacttccacatcaatctgcaGTAGGACTGGACcatgcgctgcctgctgccggctgccagCTGCCAGCTGCCAGCGGGGCGGGCAGCAGGGCTCAaagatggctgagataacccaactacagtcttgttgtggaaataccagagacgtcaaaggAACcgacaccaacagcagaagggttatccaaataacaaagaagtgtacacacttgcgttacagtgtgtgtaatcacacacaaacacacacacacacacacacacacacacacacacatgtggcgctcgcacggtcgtagctcattggcgggccaaattctctgggctggcagAGAAAAGGaaggtggcatctccccttacgactttaaccctaactgcctctgacaagctggctgtcgccttgcatggttgacttctgccgtcggtgtgtcaatgtgtgtattaatttaagtcgctttggataatgCCAAATgcccctaattgtaattgtaatacgACATAAGGGAAAATTCCAAAAACGGCGCATCTGAGCTTCTTTTTTTCAAAAGCGGATcagaatgcctagtgctcgttttttACACCCGACAAAATTTTCTAGCTACGGGGGgagcataggtaggctaggggaacttatattaatgttagaaaacctcagaaagtgaaattttcatgtcatgggatctttaagggTGTTGTATCTATTTTTCCCTCTATGTCTTTCCCTATttccccctctctacctctgaTATCCTCTCATCTTTAGCTTTGGTATATCTAGCTTTCTCTTTTTCTACTTGTATCCCactccccttctccttctcataAGATGCACATGTATCTACCTCTCACTCCTCTTTCCCCTTTCTTGGTCGATTTCCCTATCtagctctctccttccctctcttcctcagtCTTCCTATATCGCTCacttgcctccctctctctttccctctctccccccttctccactGTTCTCTTGCTCTCCCATAAGGTTTATATCAGGTCTGAACTATGACCATTAGAAGTAAATATGACTTCAAATGATACCGCTCTCTAGCGGTATAAATATGCAAGGTCAATTTTAAATATGAAGTAAATTTAAAAGCTGTGTGTCAGAATCTTAACAAAAAAACACTAGACTGCCATAACGTCCACTAAGAAGCCAAGCTGGGAATgtaaacccccccctcccctcccctcccccagcccagtCCGTAGTGATGGTGAGGCCCCTGGAAGACGTAGAGGTGGGGGCCCCTGGTGACGCCTGCTTTCCAGTGTGAGATCTTCCCATCCGGTTGCTGCGGGCCCCCGGTGTGGAGCCTGAGGGGGGAGCAGCTGCAGCCCAGCGCCACCGTGTTCCTGGAGAAGATGGGCCCCATCCACAGACTGACCCTCAGGGAGACGGCCCCCGACATGAGCGGGGAGGTGGGCTTCACGCTGGGCCCCACCTGCAGCACCGCCAAGCTCACCGTGCGGCAGGTAGGGCTCAGTCTCTTTCTATCTTTTACTGTTGATTCTATTTATATTCATTAATACAGCCATTCatttatgtatattatattatatatattttttataattattaaataattcAGTCCTTTAAATGATTTGTCTTTTAAACCTTATTGACGTATTCACATGATGGGCGTATAAATGTGAGCCTTTTAATTAGGGCTTAGTTTAAACCAAAGTAAGCCCAAATATTTGGTTTACCGAGGTAAACCAATAGTTTGTGTCAAAGAATGTTAACAAGAATGATCAAAAATTGTATTCGATCAAATTAAAACAGTATATGTAACGTGACTGCAATAACCACATACTGCTCTATATGAATGTACTTGTAATATAATATTGTCAATATCTTTATTTGAGCTTTTGTTTGAAAGCTCGGCAAATAGATAAACACATTGGCTCCATATGTTGAGATTCAAAACCTGATCACTAGATGGAGCTGACGCCTAAAATACGAAACAGACAAAACCATTGCGAAAAGTAAACTGAGAACAAATGCAAAAAGATGGAGACATGTACCACATAATGGAGCATTGATCTGATAAAGAAAAATACGTTAAAGTGTAAGAGTTAAACAAACAACCGTTGCAAAGACTTAAGCTGTAGATCTTTCAAACAGCTAAGCCGCTTGCACGACTTTGTATAAACACGACACCCGTGACAAGTCATTAATGGTCTGGCCCAGCCAGCGCCACATACTCGGCAATTATATTAGGTGTTTACATACCCGGCCCATATATGGGCATGTCGGTCAAGCGTACTCTGGCGCTATTTCCACTTCCAGTTGAATGATAGTAGGCTAAACTATATTTAGCAGTATAAAAGTTTCCTATTAATGAGAGAGTATTGAGTTCATTCATCTGGATCGGGTTTTAGTCACTCATAAAGTGGCTTGATTAAAGTGTAAATGGAGGAGGCACCCCGCAGGGAAATGGAGATAAAGGACCTAGAAATAGAAAAGGTGTTAAGAAGGTCAGCATATGATAGGAAATAAAGTGATATGatatgaattaaaaataaaagctaTTGAAACtgcacatttatttaaaaagtatcctcaaaatgtgtgttgtgttcatcCTCATAAATGGTCACATTCTTCCCTTCCCAAACATTGGCCTATATTGGACAGAGGTTGGGCAGCTATACCTTACAGTATCGAGGACGTTTTGACTTACCTAATGCCAAGTTCACTGATGGACGGTCTCTATTTCTAACACTCTTCTTCTCTGCTTACATTTCACAGGTGATCCCTGATTGACAGGGTGTCATCGCCCAGCTATAGGATTAACTTACAGTGCACTGGTTGTTTTGACCTGACAATAGTCAAGAGATGCAAACAAACTAAAAAGCAAATGCATGCACTCATACACTATACTGTAAGGTGCCTTGGTTACAAAAtggattatattatattattattgaaaGCTGACTTGATGGTGTTGAATAATGTTGTGAGCGATGAGGTATACTATATGTGAATAAGTCATCATTTTTTTAGCTGCAAGCCATGGCCTAACAACACATATCAACTTTTTATAATAGTCGTGATTTTTCAAACCTccatgaaagaaaaaaatcgaAAATCTCGAAAAGGGCACCATTGAAAACCCAACACTATAGTACAGATTCCAATAAAAAACCATTTCCCGGTATATTGATGAAAAAGACTTGCATATAGAAAGACCTGCCAGTTGAATACATGCAAATTATGAATGTTGAAATATGTATGTGAGGTTATAGTGCTGTAGTTAAGATTTGAAAGCTGAGGTTTCAAAATCTCAGctttcaaaaaaaagaaagctgaGGTTTCAAAGCTGAGGTTTTCCAAGAGATAGTGGAAAAAAGCTTTAGAAAGATTTAGAAActaaaccaaaaaaacacaacccctctctgctcccttcctctctaTGTTTCTCTTGCATTAAGGTGTTACTGACCTGTGAGTGAATGTTATTTGCAGGCATGATGGATTCCTCGATACTATCATGGACGAAATACCCAGAAATTACCCGGGAGCAGTCTGAAAGCGTTCTTGTAAAAGCAGGCACACAGTCACTCACCAACAGCTGACATATGGCTATGGCATTTCTAACAAGTTCCGCTCAAATGATAGCTCTTAAGTCTTACCTACAGTACCATTAGTCCGTTAATCTGTTCAAATAAAATGCAGAGGATTTAAATTAATTCAAGATTTACATGATACATATATCAAAGTCCATCAGATTATTGTATGTTTAATAGTGTGACAAGACTTTCAACTAACTTAATTGTAATGAAGAGCCATCTCATGTTTGCAATAGGAATTGCTACGGTAACACTAACGGCTCTATACGAACCCTGCAACTCCGATGTATCAATATAACTGTTTGCGTTTAATCATCAATCATTGTCGAGGAATGTAACGATAACTGGTTCAAAAGAAAAACCAAACCCCAGAAGATTGGTTTGAATAACTCTAGGTTAAACAAATGCTTTTGCATGCCCTCTTATTGGCTGATCTGGTAAACCGCTCACCTGCTCCATAAGAGTTGATGTGACACACCTGCGATGAGATGATTTCATGATAATATTTCAGACTGAAAAAAGAATGTATGCGGTcatggctttggataaaagcatccaccTAGTATACATCTACAGTAATAGTCTGCTTTGCTTCCCTTTTTGGCACGGTTCAAGTTTgttgaaatattttaaatactttgGCTGTATTTAAAATGTCCTTGAAGTTGAAGTTTAAAGAACTAAAAGATAATTTTAAGTGAACCTGACTAGTGACAATTTAATCAATGCAATTTCCCTTGGGAATTGAATGTTGTCCATTTACCATCGTCTGACATTTGTTTAGTTGTTTTGATGTTGAAGACTGCACAGCTTGCTTTGAAGACGAAGGGTTagtaaaatgtaaatacactgGGCCAAAACACGGTGGTACTTTTGGTTGAAAGTGAGGATGATATCAATAGGACGTTGTATTAAATGAGTCTTCTGGATGGGCATGTGGAACTTAAGGGTGaatttgttgtgttttcatatgaagTCTATtccaattgtattttatttttcatttcataTGTTGTCTAGGACCCTTTAGTGTCTTTGGAAACAATTATGGTATTGCCAATTGGCCTCAATAAAACATGCTTTATTGATACAGGGTACAAAtatgttttgtttagtttttttcaattTAACAAACCAATCAAATATGTATTTCACCAGTATCTTTACTTGGCTGTCAACGTTAATACTCTTGTTGcatacagtaaaaaaaaaagagattaaaTCGTTATTTTCAAAAACTAAAGTAGAAAGGGGTTACAATAGCTTCCTGGCATtaaaggttttacttggtatcAACAAAAACGTGTTTTCAACATGATGCCGaaaacaccccacacacacgcacgcacccagcGACTCTGGAGTAAAAGTGAATGGGAGGCCCCAAGAGAGCAACAGGACTCTTCCATCGGAATCAGACCGTTAAAAGGATGACGTACTAGCGGACTAGACGCCATTACAAAACCGATTCAAGTTTATAGATAGGATGCATCCCAAGTGTCCATTATCCAACCGTCATCCGTCACTTACCAAACCCTTCTCATGCAGTACAGtcataaaaaacacatgttcatcAATTTGAGTTACAAATGGATTGTCCATTTTCTATTCCTtggttaaaattggtttgcctatataacaaacaaaacatgacatttatttcgaaaaaagaaaaatcaataCAATTGTATTATTCAGATGAAAATTAAAATTACACTCACAAAGGTCAGATGGCGAGAGAACTGCAGCCAGTCCAGTCTGCAAGCGGGAAGGTCTGCTACAGAGATTGTATTTTGTTGTGATCCATTGAGATCCTACTGCGCTGGTTTTAAGTTTTGTGGACTGTAGGTAATTTCTGTAAACCAACACCGTACATCACTAGTTTTAAGGGTCATGATACACAACAAGTTGTTGCAGTGTTGCTGGGTTTACCCTAAAACGTAACTGTTGCAGTTAGGTATAGAGGGTAAAAGTAAACAAGTTTGCCGTATTAACcgtgttttttttgtacaaCAAGCAAGAGAAATGAACTCACTTTACACCTCCCTTCATATTAAAGGCTTGAAACCAAACAAACTTTAGCTTAAGGTGGCCTTGTCTGCCACGTTTGTTTACAGCAGTTCACAGAATACCGATCTATATTCAGGGCGTATAGTGTTTTGTTCCTTTAGGACACAATTatcaaaattattatttttttctggcaagattagattagattaacaTATAACTATATCTTTAAGGTGTTCAGTATGGGAAACGTGATTAATTAAATACCTTTGTAGGTTGAGGATCTGCCATTTGTGCCTTTGAGTTAAAAGCATTTTGCACCCACAACGCATTAGCTGTCCTTAAGTGATCTTTTAGGTCTTGTGCTCAGTCTTGAATACATGTTTCCTTAACATACATAACAAAAAGAGGGAAACAAACACTGATGCAAGATCGACTGAGCCGGATTCCTATCAGATGGAAAGGATGTCATTTACTTGACTAAAATGATTAAACCTCAGAACAAAAGCAATATAATTTTCCAGAAAAATTAAGAAAACGAAACAAACATTCCTAAAATAATCTGACTTTTCTCTCTTCACCTGTTTTTAGAACTATTTAATAGACATAACTGCTGGGGACAGGGGtagtgagggggggtgagataGTTGTCTTGCAGTGTGGTCCTTGTTGTTGAGAGGCAGGGGTGAGTGTCCCATCAGCCTCCATGGCCCCGCAATGAGGGTGTCTGCCGATTGATCGTGCTTTACCGATCTTTCCTCGCATTTCTGGTCTTTCCACGTTTTTCTCCTGATCTCTGTTAGCTGGTAGTCCTCTGCTGCTTTAGAATGTCGTAGATGTCGTCCACTTTGCTGAGTCTCTCGAAGAACGGGATGAGATCCAGGAGCTCAGTGTCCGACATGTCGTCGAACCAGGAAGCTACGGGTACCTGAGGGTTTCAAAAGCATTGTAGGAAATATAAAAGTGCATAAGGGTTAAGAGCATCGGAACAAGTATCTAGTACTTTAATAAATGAAGTACGGAACTGACTAATGGAGGCCTAGAAAGCATAAACATCTGAAAACAATCAAGTAATAGGAGGCTAAAGAAGTATTGTTCAAAACATATAGTACATCTTTTCCAAAAGTTTTTCAGATATTATTCGTAGTTCATTTTTGGCTCTTTTTTATTGCCAATTGTTGCATGTGCATAAAATTCACAACAATAGAATAGCAGAATAGCAACGACGATCAAACGTGACAACCAATCAGGACACAGTATAACTTCAAATCAACAGAAATAGTAGGTACTCACAGCATTGTCAGGGTGGAAGACGTAGGAGGCCGGAGAGTTGTCGATGATTATGACCTTGTGGAGGTCACGGCCGAGCCGGCTGAGGTCCTTGACGTAGTTCCCCCGGTGGAAGACACACGATTCCCGGAAGAGACGACCCCGGAACGCACCCCACTTGTCCAGAAGGTCAGACACAGGGTCTGCATACTGGAACCAttgatggagaaaaaaaaaacatgttaaacCCAGGTCTGGCTCACTGTATTTGGCTTTAATAACCATCATCATAGTTATGTACTTTAATTTCCTTTACCTATATTTGCATGTCTGAACCCAATGGGGGAAAAATGTATCCTAATAATATAACAAATGATATGTCCTCGTAACCTTGATAGTCAATTTCAAAGGCCTTTGTATTAATTCTCCTAAAGGTGGCCCTATTCCTCCCTCAAACTGAAATGTGGGTCAGTTCTACACTGGCATTCGCAGGCCACTCTAGCCACAGAGAGATTCTCGGCGCATGACAATCTCCTGGCGTCTTTATTGTCTGGATTCCCTTAGTTGTCTTGAAtccttgcagacatgtccacttcCCGAAAAAGTGTATTGCAAATTAAAGTGGAATGGTTGGGTTCAGCCATGGCCAATCCTTAACTCCATGATGGTCACTCCCCTCACCTTTAAAATCAGACCCCAAATCCTTTGTCATTACGGCCTACAATGTGAATGTTTCCCTGTGTGAATCATGTATACCCATGGTCTCTCTGAAGAAGCTTGGTAAAGGCTACAAGTGTGTATTCCGAACGTCATTCTCCATTAAAAATACAACTTTGCAGTCAAGAAGTGTTCTACCACAAGCTATTTTTCTTCAAAAGGAACTTGCAGATGTAAGTGTGTGTCATGCAGGTGTGCAGGCGTATCCCACCTTGGATAAGCTGGCGGTGAACagaacacactcaaacagctCCCCCATCCGCTTGAGGAACTCATCAACGTGCGGCCTTTTCAGCACATAAACCTGCAGGAGACATCAAAAATACTCACTTACAAACATAAGAtactgagagagcgagagcgagagcttACAAAATTATCACATTAAACATGCATACAATACATAAGACACACTAAAGAACTAATTTAATTGAAAAACACATATTATTAACACATTTTGTTCCCAATAATTTCTCAatataaccactacactactgAGGCACACATCATGCCCTCTCTTCAAAAAACAAAGATCAATTTTAAACATCACCAACAGATCATGTATTCACTGCTAATAATACAACTAGCTCTATCCAGTCCAAGCAGGATGCTGGTGGCCTTGTTTCTGAACCAAGTCACCCCGAATAGGCCTTCCCCTGGTTTCAACAAGCCTATCCTGGATTACTTTGAAACAGACCCAAGCCCTCAAGTCTTCTCCAAGGCCTAGCTAGGTTAGCATTGACCATTTAAAGGGTTCACAGTGGTAGCCTGTTAAACTAGCCTGTGATGCAAGCCAGTGCCTCTAAACCGGCTGTTTTATGCTTGGCGGGGGGTTCTGAGAAGCGTGCCAGGGTTGCTTGGTTTCCTCAGGGCCCTGAAATAGCCCACTTGTGCTCGGAGCCTTCAACAGAAAAGGACCCCCTGCTGGCAGCTAGCAAGTTAGATAAGTCAGAGCCACTGGGCaaagttgtgttttatttattattatgtaatGTGATGCAGTTTGCCAAACTTTTAAAATAATGCGGCCTAATTAAAtctattaataaaataaaaatcagatTCAGAATCGTATTATTAATTAAGAATATGTTGCATATTGGCTTTACAGTTGCAGACAAAGATTATCCATTCACCGGACCAACATTTTCTCCACATCTGAGAATGAAATGTACGAAACAATTAACATCTACAATAGAGGATTTTAGATTTCTTCATTATTCCAAGTTTGGCTTTTTGGGAGAATTCATAGATGTAATATGCAAGAATTTCAAATGTATACCTGATGAACTGTTCCATCGATTTCCACTGGAATGATAAAATCAGCATTGTTCACTGGCTGtcgaagaaaaacaacaaacagaaaatgTATTATATTGTTGTAAAATGGTAGCATAAGTATATCTATGATCTATTTTCTTAAAGTGCTTAAGCAGTACCACAAGCAGAGACGCTATTTCAGCGACATGTTGGCGACACATGTGTAAATAAGACAGCTCTTGTGTCTTTGACATTGACGTACAGTTTTCTCAGTACTTGACAAGGCTTTTTAAGTGTCTGATTTACAGAGACAGAAATACCAATCGGCTCAAGGCATTGATGATACATTCATAATGTATGATGTCATAGACACATATATGGATAACATAGTATAGATTTTGCTGGTGATGCATTAGTAAAATGTATTTTGGACCACATGTCGAAACTTGCCCTTTCCAATGATTTGTTTTTGCAAATTATGCAATAACATCTTCCATATCACCAGTGGTCATTCCAATGTATGTAAGAAAGTAACTATGTATGTAATTAGGGTTCTCAGAAGAATGGAATGTTAAACATGCGTTCGGCATTTTCAATAGCCAGGAAGCAAGCGGGTCTTTCAAATTTggaattatataatattactccTAAAAGGATTTGATTTCTAAAAATATATGAGTGCAGTATATCATAATTTAAATTGCAATTATCTTTCAATATTGTGAAAGCTGTAACAGGCTTCGGCGGAAGTACCGATATTTTGTAATCAATCGAGATTGACTTTCAAATGAACTTGGCCATGCTCTTGAATCCAGTCCAAAAATAACTGGTCATGAAGGTCATGTGTGAGCAAGGAAACGCAACTAGGACGTTTCACCTTGGAAATAACTTTCTTTATTAATAATAACGACAATGCTAAAGGCCTAATTAAAGTAACTTTTTCACATTATGGGATCTTTGTGTGATCCCACAGAATGTACCTACACTTTTTTAACATAATATCCTGAAAACTCAATTCCATTGAATGTGCAAAGCGTTATTGGCCAATAATTCCAATTCTAATTACGGTTTTGAAGGTCACAGATTAAAGAAAAGCGAACAATAAAATCGAAAAGGACACTTCTGTCCAACCTTGTAGCAGCCCTTAAAAGAAACATCAAGTCAAGTCCCAAAGGTCACATATCACACTTAGTcagaccaataaaataaaaatatgtgtgTCAAGTCATAAAGTTATCGGCCGCAGCCGTGCTCTGCGCACGGAGCATACACTAAACTCCTGACCCTGTTTACACTTCAGGGGCTGGTTATATCCAGTGACATTCTGGAGCCTAGTCTGTGTCCCAAGAAGGGGCCAGCAGTGCTTGGCATTTATTACATCATTTTTCTTGACATGCGACCCATCCCATTAGGCATTGATTACTTTGTACTGCGAAATGAGGCCTAAAAAGGGATCGAAAGAGATTATAACATAAAGACTTGTTTAATgactttcatctctctctttccattaaATGCATCTTAACTACAAAAAAGATACCATTGATAgatatatttggaaaaaatagGGAGAAGCGTCTTCTCAGTGTATTCTGATCAAGCTTTTATAGGTGATAAAATGTTTAGGTTCACAAGTTCACCGTTAATAATTTACAGATGGATAATAGGGTAGATTACCTTTCAGTATTAAAGAACAAGAAGGGCTACAGCTTCCATgtaaagaaaaacattgttgcccAGACaggatggctagataaaataaaacctTTCATAGTGTGAAAGTATATTTTGCATTCATACTAGCcagttataaataaatatcttatTATTTTTAGTTATGACCCCAcgggaaaaataaaacaaatcaaatcattCGGCAAAGGTATTTATCCACTTATTTTTCTCCAATGTTTGCTATTCAAATGCCATGAGTGCATACAGTGTGGTCATGGAGCATCGTCCATCATGTGATTTGAGTGGGTGAACCCCACTGCCCCGTACCTTGAATGAGCTATGAACCAGGGTTTCATCCAGGTCAATGACCACACAGATCTTCCCTGAGTCCTTCGACTTGATCTGCGGAAGAAGTGGCTTTGTCGGAAcctgaaaaaaagaaatcaccagaataaacatattttattgtaaaTCCTATATCAAAACAAACTAAATACTTGATGAAAAACCCAGATTTCTGCTTTGAGAATTAAAATGACCGCGTCAATTTTTACAG
The window above is part of the Gadus morhua chromosome 20, gadMor3.0, whole genome shotgun sequence genome. Proteins encoded here:
- the ctdsp1 gene encoding carboxy-terminal domain RNA polymerase II polypeptide A small phosphatase 1 isoform X2 codes for the protein MDHSSSIITQVARSEEENATCPEEGTAAVSSSKKPRGRGIFRSLFCCLCSREADAPPVNNNAPLLVEENGTLTKVPTKPLLPQIKSKDSGKICVVIDLDETLVHSSFKPVNNADFIIPVEIDGTVHQVYVLKRPHVDEFLKRMGELFECVLFTASLSKYADPVSDLLDKWGAFRGRLFRESCVFHRGNYVKDLSRLGRDLHKVIIIDNSPASYVFHPDNAVPVASWFDDMSDTELLDLIPFFERLSKVDDIYDILKQQRTTS